In Pocillopora verrucosa isolate sample1 chromosome 13, ASM3666991v2, whole genome shotgun sequence, one genomic interval encodes:
- the LOC131776055 gene encoding beta-3 adrenergic receptor-like has product MSYGDVCKIHSHSQDGQSGFKNIVIINCIINAALLLISILGNGLVLTAVIRTPCIRTTSMKILSNLVFSDFLVGLITQPLYIAKELTRDRCLDILWDTVAYSFCGVSLLIITAISVDRFLALHLHMRYAAVITKSRINSAIAIIWLGNFLSSLFFFWSSFAYHLMIAIVTGTCLIISTFSYIYIFVVVRKHQQQIHAQLGAMQAPSTGTARDIRMLRLKKSFVNTFVFYVILVMCYLPMYILLTLHGISHQPWPEEWNFATTLIFMNSAINPFLYCWRLCDLREAVIQTVRRLVIRDDNQEHVVNM; this is encoded by the coding sequence ATGAGCTATGGCGATGTTTGCAAAATCCATAGCCATTCACAAGACGGCCAGTCCGGCTTTAAAAACATTGTCATTATAAACTGCATTATCAATGCTGCGCTGCTTCTCATATCCATCCTGGGCAACGGTTTGGTATTGACTGCTGTTATAAGGACACCTTGCATTCGAACAACATCGATGAAGATACTGTCAAATCTGGTTTTTTCTGACTTTCTTGTGGGTCTTATTACACAACCGCTATATATTGCTAAGGAACTTACCAGAGACCGTTGCTTGGACATCCTTTGGGACACAGTTGCATATTCATTTTGCGGAGTTTCTTTGTTGATCATCACGGCCATAAGTGTGGATCGATTTTTGGCTTTACACCTCCATATGCGATACGCCGCTGTAATAACGAAATCGCGAATCAATTCAGCCATAGCTATCATTTGGCTTGGAAACTTTCTATCGtcgcttttcttcttttggaGCAGTTTTGCGTATCACCTTATGATCGCTATTGTGACAGGAACCTGTCTGATAATTTCTacattttcatatatctacattTTTGTGGTTGTTCGGAAACATCAGCAGCAGATTCATGCTCAGCTAGGCGCCATGCAAGCGCCTTCTACGGGAACCGCCAGGGACATACGAATGCTGCGTCTGAAAAAGAGCTTTGTAAACACTTTCGTTTTTTATGTAATCTTGGTCATGTGCTATCTTCCAATGTACATTTTATTAACTCTCCATGGCATCTCACACCAGCCTTGGCCGGAAGAATGGAACTTTGCTACAACTTTGATATTCATGAATTCGGCCATAAATCCATTTCTGTATTGCTGGCGTTTGTGCGATCTCCGGGAGGCAGTTATCCAGACTGTTAGGAGGTTGGTCATTAGAGACGACAATCAAGAGCATGTGGTGAATATGTAG